The segment TGACCCAAAGCGCGTACCAACCCAGTCCTCACCCCGTTTGAAACCTTACCCCAATGCCGAGGCGAACCGCCAGGGAAACTGCGACGGTCTGACCTCCGTCTTCAGGATGTCTATTGATAATTGTAACAGACTTTGGGTCGTGGACACCGGCAGGGTTGGCGCACAACAACTCTGCCCTCCTCAGGTTATCGCTTTCGACCTGCAGACCGATGCTATCGTCTACAGGCACCGATTCTCGCAGGTTgaccagaaaaaatatagttttcaaTATAATTGACGGAGAAGaataaccaaattaaaaaatatattgggACGATAACATTATCATTCAAATAGTCTAAGTGTAGTCTTTTTGGTAGTTTTATATATTGCCACTCTGCCCTCCAACCAAACCTATTTGATATTGAACTAAAATAGTGTCAGTTACctgataataaaattattgatgtaTATGTAGtcatattttgctttttaaacggaagtgataaattatataattcatATCTGATGAAAAATGGACATTGCCATATTTTACACCTCGATTGACtgggaaatatattttattttttattcccaccttgaatgaaaattccaaaacttatattttacagattgttagttttgattaattaagaaaaaacagctaaaaaacaaatcctgtcaaatttaatgttaaaaattgcgtAATTAGGAATCCTTGCTGTGCAACTCGCAACCCACAAACATCGCTGTTGAATATAAAGCAGAGGCCCAGTGTGgaagaggaaataatttggATGCTTTCTTGTATGTGACGGACACGTTGGCCTACGCTATCATTGTCATCGACACCTCGAGTGGAAGGTCATGGCGCGTGTCCGACAAGAGCATGTTCCCCAACCCCGAGGCCGGTTCTTTTAACGTGCAAGGCGTCAAATTCGACTTAATGGACGGCATTCTTGGGCTTGCTATAGGTgggataaaattttgctgtgcAGACGAAAaagtatttataaaaataaattgaaatttgaatttaaaattagtttgataGCAGTAAATAACAAACCTCAATCAGGCTCTGCATTGGCacacattttaattctaaatattaaatgatttaataattttttaattacgattTCCTCCCTTTTAGGACCTCCTAGGTACTACAAAAATGACCGTGATTTGTTCTACAACCCGATGACCTCATTCCAACACTTCTGGGTGCGTACGTCTCGTCTCCAGAATGAAAACGCGACGACTCCTTCCAACCCTCAGCCATTTGAGACTTTCCAGACAGGGCAATGGAAACGCAATTCTCAGTCGGCAGGCTGCGGCATCAGCTCCAGCGGCGTTCTCTTCTTTGGGCTCGTCAACCAAAACGCCCTTGCTTGCTGGGACACGTCCAAACCATACACGGCCCAAAACATTGCTGTTCTAAAAAAAGATGACGAGAAACTGCAGTTTCTCTCAACCGTTGTGGTCAGTATATTAGCcactatttttttgcaaccgaTTTAGAACCAGCCCGTTGGATCGTATTGTTAAGGCGTTCTCAGGAGTGTCGAAGCAATAGGGGGACATTAAAGCATTTCAGGGATATTTTAATGGCTGCTTGTTGCGAATGACTGCAACACAGCAAACCTGAGAATTAGTGCCCTCCAACACCTTAACTTACAGCTCGTATAACTGGAACGGCTCCTGACTTACCAGCAAAGCTCGCTGCCGCTCTTGCTCGtcttgaatattttctattgAGCTCGTTTGGGCAGTTCTGGCCGCTGACTCGAAATGctaaaatagctcaacgggctgggaggcgcaccggcgccgaatCGCCACTAGATGGTTTTCAcactttccagcggctttaaggacaaattaatgtaaagtacgtgtttcaataaaagacctcggtgcggggagacgaaaagatggccacattgggcccaagctgcTGTGCGGCCACTTGGGCCCCATATTATCCGCTTGACGGAGTTATTTGAACTCGGTGAGCTCAAAGCCCACggaaagtgctgagcagacaaaaatacaagaaaaaataaataaatgtgtttcTGATCCTTATAGGTTGATCGCATGGACCGATTGTGGGCGCTGTCTACTCGTTTCCAACGCTTCTTCACGAACAGCCTCAACCCTGAAGATGTTAACTTCCGAATTTTCTCCGGCACAGCCGCAGAAGCAGTGCGCAACACTGCGTGCTACGTTCCAACCCTTGGAGAAGGTCCAATGCGTGGTTGGgcgtaaaaatcaatatttattatcattagAATAATACACAGTAAAATGggttgtaaattaataataaatttattcataccTAATTGAGTtgagacaaataaatattatcttcATCCTTGATAAAATTactcattttgaataaatgatccagtgatcaaaatatttttgaccaAACTACGATATGtatactaaataaaatattagtacaaatttttacgaaatatCTTTTCAATACACCAACAGAATTTTCCCGTTTGAATATATAAGGGGCTATATGCTGGATCGgttaaaatctctttttaaatgtaaaaatgaaatcagggTTACTATAGGGGAGGtttaacattaaatatatcaaaGAGTAAAACTGTAAATCCTATAATTCAAGGGGCTATGAGTTCTTCAACGGAAAGCTGTTCACTTCAgcgattaaaatcaataaaataccactctaaaaatctttttttcaatttcattaaatccCTTAGCACTTTGACACTTGTCGTGTTTCTTCACGCACTACTCACAGAAGACCATGTGTGTCGTAGCCCATTCTGACTTCCTGCTCGGACTATTCGACAGGTTGCTTGCACAGCTTCACGTAGGCGCATTTGGGAGAGATCTTTTCGTGctcgcaattatttttattatgactATTATTGTTAGATTagaataaacaattatataTTCAACGTTCCAAAATAACTGACCACCCTGAAAAGAGTGGTTGGGGTGTGATCGAAATTACAACGGCTCGCCGGTCAGAAACTGTAGAAGTTTTGatagtgaaattttcaaccctttcAGACGAGTGGTTTCGTCGCTGCACCAAAACAGTTTCTTATGGGAATCtcattttaaaccaatttttggaaaaaagttTCGAAACTTCTCATCATGCAAATGTGATTTCTAGACCAATATTTTGCGCTGATTCAGAATCTGAGGTCAATTTTTGTTCCGGCATCCGAATTATTTTCCATGGGCGTCACAAACGGTGCCCTCAATCGCTTGTTTCACAGATGGACTCATGAAAACCCTGAAGTTGACATCGTTTGGGTCAATGGTGTCCAAAACAAACTGCTGAATCCTAGCAGAGAGAGCCCACACTCTTTTAATATTGTCGATCTGCGTATGAATaggtataatttatttccattaattaatttaaaatatttatttcacttaCCACGACGGAGACGAGAAACTGCATTGCCGTCTTGTCCTGCGCGAGGTAGCCGAAATTCCTCGGTTCAAATGGACTTTTTGAGTTCCAGCAAACGAGAGCGTCCGAATTGAGCAAACCAAATATCATAACGCCGTTTTTGTCCATGGCGTAGCCAGCAGTTTGGCTCTGCCTGGACTTGAGGCCCGTCTTAAAAGCATTAGGGGAATTTTTGGCCTTCTTCTTGTCTCGCAATATCGACGTTTTCACCCAATGCTGCATGTCACCGCCCATCGCCGAGAAATATAATTCACGGTCTCCGTTAGCCATACGCGgacctgaaaaataaataattaatgtgaaattaaataaattaatttatgtgaCCAAGGGCAGGTTCAATAttacgaattatttttttttagatatttcaatgaaattaattatattaaattatatttatgtattgaTGCGCAAGAATGACCAAGTATatcttttatctttttcattattaaaattcaattgaggAAGTCGCAAACCTAAAGCCATTCCCATGACGCCATCCGTCAAGTCAAAGGTTTGTCCACCAACGTGGAAAGTGGTCCATTCGGGATTCGGATAGACAGTTTTGTCTGTAACACGCCAAGCGTCACCGGTGGACATGTCTGCCACAATGATGGAGTAGGCCACTGTGTCGGCGATGTAGAGGAACGCTTGTTTCGGGTTTTTGCAACCGCCCTTAGGAAATTCCACCTGTATGTTTGCCGGAAGGGCATCACTTTTCAACACGTGCTGTGAAAAACAGTAAAGACTGGAATTAGCGgaaatctgatattttttaatttacttgacACATATAGAATGTCATCTCTGTGtctcattgattttattagtttagaataagattatttttcctcacaCTTTCCTTTAGATTGACTTACGTACATTtgttttttgtaattcaaaaattattttaaattcgacGATCATTTACAGAATATAATTTGatgtattatgtaaaaaaacCCATTCAAACTAgacacaaaaacatttttggagacaaaaaaataatagctcTATTGCTTATATATAAGGCAATAGCTTTGATTGTTGGAAAATCGAGGTAAAATCCTCTAAACCGGCTCTAGGATCCAACTAAAAGAGATCAAAACCGTTCTTTTATGCtgaaaaaattctctttttgacaccaatttttttctttacccaatatttaagttttagtttttaagaacaaacaaataattaaaaccttcGGAAGGACGTATTGCAGGACAACTTTATCGGTTTTTAGGTCGATTGCCATAACCTTTACAGGGCAGATGCGGTTAGGCACGAGCCACGAGGACGACCAACCAGTGTCGATGGCCCACAACCTGTTGCATTCGTCGATAAACACCCTGAACACCGAGGTCAGCCCATCGCAGTTGCCCTCCCTGCTCAGTTCCCAGCTGGGATAGGGGTTGAGCCGCGGCGAACGCTCGCCCTTTGCGTCAGGGTACTCAGCGTAGGCCAGGGTTGCCGGCACTCCGCTCTTCCAGCGAGGCAGACTCACGAACACGCGATTTCCGGCTGCCTGCAAAGCGCAAAAACacatgaaaaaatcaattagcaTTATGGCCTCGAACTTGTGCATTCAAGGTTTTCAAATTGTATCCCTAAAGCGtttcaaacttaatttaaagttttaaatttcaataatataacCGACATACGTGAATACCTGTTGGAACAGCGGCGGACGGCACAAAAGAACCATTTTTCAGAGCTTCCTGTCTCTGCTCCTCGCTAGGGTAGTTGAAATCAAACTGACTCCACCCAAATACTTCCACGACCCGTTGCTTCGCAGCCCCTGCATCTTTTTTCTCTGCTGCGGCGAGCACTGTGCTCAGCAGAGATAAGAGGCTGGCTAACAGCAACAGCCTCATATCGGTATATGGCAAGGATTATTCGATGTCAATCTGCTTTCGGATTTTTGATCTGTCAGGAGTAATTATTGTTATCGAGAGAAGTAGCAAACACCAAAAGATGTTTTCTGGTGGCTCTGTTGAGccaatttgaaaaacattttggggaattttgttttcatgtttGCTTCAACCTCGAATACTTGCAGACCGCATACTTCCTTGCCAACCCATGATAAGGATAAAATTCGTCCGTGGTTTAGACAATTCTTATCAAATTGCTATTTTCAGATtgcgcattattttttgtctagtTTGTATCCAAACAGTCATGAATATGCAAATTGTTGGGTTTATTCTCTCTTTTCGTTTATCTCatacaaaatgaataaatcaagactaattgcagaaaatgttgacgaaaaataaaaaagctcattttgaacattttctggATATTTATTAGCAATAGCCCCATATCGATTTATGGCATGGATTTTTCAATGTTGATCTGCTTTCGGAGTTTTTTCTGTTAGGGTGAGCGATTGTAGAAGGCTCAGCAAGCTGCGTTGCGCCGCGcaagccggcaaattttgggtaacgtgggcagccgctgtgaatctggctaagctTCGCCAGCCATGCCAGCTACCGaggaaaaagggtcaaaaaataaaaaaatgcgtgaaagagaaaaaatgtcttccggccCTTCAGACCGTTAAACAcgatcaaacttcacgtttaaaaaattgtcagccGCACCATTCGcaggtgaaaatggccagccaccgccgggcaaaaaatttggcaaactAAGCCCGGCAGTCACCGTCTTAAATCTCGCGGGTGAGACCTCTAAGCAAATTTTATCGAAAATGTGAATTAGCAAACAACAAAAGATGTTTTCTTATGGCACTGTTAAACAacattttgggaattttgttttcatgtttGCTTAAACcacgaatatttttaaaccgcAAATTTCCCTGTCAACATGTCAAAGGACAACATTTGTCTGCGGTTTAGACTTAAACTTAtcaaattgctaaattttcagACTACATTTTAAGTCTGGTatgtccaaatttttaaatgattggGTTTTAATCTCTCTTTTAcgtttagattcaaaatttggtttattacggatcagcagggtaCCGTACATCAAAAGAATAATCAAGATTCTGCAGGAATgtttaagaaaaacaaaaaggctTCCTTGGAATATTAATCATCTGAAtacttttattgttataattcttatagaaaatagtaaataacGTCGAGaatcaaatatcaaaattcattAGTTCTGTCCCTCTTGTAGgccctttttttctttatttcgtCATTATCACAAATGGTCCCCTTGACTGCAGTGACGGTGCTTTCGCTCATAAAAACGCGAGTGCTGATCTCATTGGGGTTCATCTTTTCTGAGAAATACGTCTGTATGCCTGAAGAAATAGCCCAGAGGCGCCCAGTTTCATCAATCTATATTCATGACAAACTGTAAAAAACCTTCAACTCTCCAAACTGAAATTCCGCATACCGTTACTTCTGCGAGGAACTTCATTGCCACTTTGTCCTGCGCCAAGACACCGAAGAACCTACTTTCGTAGGGGTTGCGGCGAGAGTTCCAGCAAACGAGGGCATCCGAGTTTAGCAGCCCAAAAAACAGCACACCATTCTTGTCCATGGCGTAGGCGCCTGTTTGGCTGGTTCGCGGCAGGGACCCGGTTTTGAATTCATCGCGCGGAGGGCTCAAGACAGAGTCCTTGTTGCGAAGAACGGACGTTTTCACCCAGTGCTGTTTGAATGAGCTCATTGACGAAAAATATAACGTTCGGTCACCTTTCCCAGGGGCACCTATACACGAAAAGAGGGTCATTCTCAGAAtgaaggaatatttaaaaataattatgagatTTGAACTAAATAAACATTGAAAtgcaaggaaattttaaaatcattaaatttttagtaggTAATGCACTCATGATTCACGGAATATTgttagaaagaaataaaaacgataatggaggattttatttttgtaaaaagaattaatagaGCTTTGCAACGGACCAGATATTAATAATAGCAATCCTTGCCAAAAAAGCAgctgaatattaataaaactcTAGAAAGATATCGTGGCTTTCggttttttttacagaaatattCCAAACAAAGTATGTTTTATTCGTTTCATACTCAGGGCCATTCCCATAATTCCGTTCATCGtttcaaaggttttttttCCAACGTGGAAAGTGCTTGCTTCTGGATCGGGGAGAACGGTTTTCTGAATGATTCGCCACGACTGGCCAGAAGACAAATCAGCAACGATTATCGCAAAGGAGGCAGTGTCTGCAATGTAAAGGAACGCGTCTTTTGGCGAGCCGCAGGTGCCCTTTGGATACTCCACCTTGATGTTAACAGGCAACGACTCGTTTCTCACAGCTTCCTgcaaaacgtgtttttttttttacaagtcCCGCCCGTATTAAACCATCCAGACTTACTTCGTCTTTTAGGATGAAGGTGTTGACAAGTTTGTCTGTTTTGAGGTCAAAGGTGAGCACCTTGGCAGGACAGACTCTAGTGTACTCGTGCTGAATGGAACTTGCTATGCCTGTGTCGAGGACCCACAGCCTCCCGCACTCATCTGTTGTGACCCTGAACACCGAGGTCAAGCCCTGGCATTGGCCCACCTTTTGAGAGGCCCAGTCAGGGTAGGGGGTAAGCGGGGGCGCAGCGTCCCTGGAGGGGTACTCGACGAACGCCAGAGTCGCGGGAATGCCCTTGGGTTTCCAGCGAGGCATGGAGAGGAAGACGCGGTTACCAGCCACCTTTGTTTTTTAGGTTAATAATTATCAGGACAAGAAATTAGTGAGGATATTACATGGACTCCAGCGACATGCACGTCAGAAGGGTTGAATTCGCCGCTGCTGATGGCCTCTGCCCGTGCCTTGGGGCTAGCATATTTAAAATCGATCTGCTTCCAGCCAAATACCTGCTTCACTCGCGCGTCGTCCAGTGGCGGAAACCCTACGGCCTGCACTAATGGGGTCAGGTGCAGGACGCCAAACAGAAAACAGGTCGGAAGCAACATTTTCATGAGATCCCTTAACTCGCCGCGTACTTTAAATGATGGGCTTTTGGGTTTCCGTCTTTATACGTTTGTGGTTTGGCTTGAgagcaacaaaaacaacataaaaaatacttatcgCTTTATACTTCCTCTGCGACATTATACACGGGGACGAATTTCTATGCTCATCGTTTGGATAATTTGCGCCTACTTTTGATTCTCTTGCAATAACGAGGGTCTACTTCAGATTTGGAGGGAGTTTGCTTCATGCAGTCCAACTCgcaccatttttttttaataataataatttttatttgtcttttggcaTGTACATAATTTAACACAGTAATGCAATAAACCACATACATCCaattgcaaatcaaacatTCAGTTACATTCActcaaaaagaaaagaaaaattgaagttgcTACAACTTCTGTACACAATCAAAATACTCTTCAGCActataaaactgtttttgatGTACAAATTCACGCAGCATAGCAACAAACTCCTTATAACGCGGCTCAAGACGAAGAGACACTGGCAGCGCATTATACAAAGTAGCTGTCCAGCATGCGTAAATgaatttcacgggacgaatgccCAGCATTGAAAGATCCCGGTGCGGAGGCAGAAACACGATCGAGCCTTTGTCTTTTCTGAATCGGGTTTTGTCTAACGAGGCCCGTGCACCCATGATATTCGTTTGCGAGTATATGTAATTGGGACAATTTTTGAGTGTTGTACGTTATCAGGGGCCGTCTCAAAACTGGTGAATCTATCATATCATATTTAAATGCGACGTATGACATACGCCGTCACTGCTTGAGAGGCTGTCAATttgtctaattaaaattatttgcaagaaTAATAAATGTATGCTAGTTAGCATATATTTATGTACTGTGAGTGAattctttacatttttggaTTGTTAAATACGTCGATATAATTTAAGcctagtttttaaattttgtttgctaatttttacaCTGTACAAACACACCAATATGGCACAAGACACAAGATTGATTGTACTTACTTGATCCCCTGTGATATGAAGAACCTAAgatgaatagaaaaatatttgtccaacttttatttaacttattatGTAGATTATGGAAGCTACCTAACACCTTAaatgaaactgaaatttaaccTTTCTTTATACtgctaaaaaaatacgaaaaacaaaattatactACAACAATTATATTATAAGGGATATGACTGAGTTTTATATTCACTGCGCAAATTCACGACCTGAGACAGGTCAGGTGTACCACTTCTTgttaa is part of the Cloeon dipterum chromosome 1, ieCloDipt1.1, whole genome shotgun sequence genome and harbors:
- the LOC135947958 gene encoding protein yellow-like; translation: MHRKAVPFLAFSVILLLLHSQSSVCNRRKGHQYEQYYWNTRNSSSRSGEVREVFNWKQLDFEFPNEQMRGQAIQSGAFVEINSSMPLSLEADSTRLFVSAPRWRQGVPFTLTYLPLPGADPKRVPTQSSPRLKPYPNAEANRQGNCDGLTSVFRMSIDNCNRLWVVDTGRVGAQQLCPPQVIAFDLQTDAIVYRHRFSQESLLCNSQPTNIAVEYKAEAQCGRGNNLDAFLYVTDTLAYAIIVIDTSSGRSWRVSDKSMFPNPEAGSFNVQGVKFDLMDGILGLAIGPPRYYKNDRDLFYNPMTSFQHFWVRTSRLQNENATTPSNPQPFETFQTGQWKRNSQSAGCGISSSGVLFFGLVNQNALACWDTSKPYTAQNIAVLKKDDEKLQFLSTVVVDRMDRLWALSTRFQRFFTNSLNPEDVNFRIFSGTAAEAVRNTACYVPTLGEGPMRGWA
- the LOC135935716 gene encoding uncharacterized protein LOC135935716 encodes the protein MKMLLPTCFLFGVLHLTPLVQAVGFPPLDDARVKQVFGWKQIDFKYASPKARAEAISSGEFNPSDVHVAGVHVAGNRVFLSMPRWKPKGIPATLAFVEYPSRDAAPPLTPYPDWASQKVGQCQGLTSVFRVTTDECGRLWVLDTGIASSIQHEYTRVCPAKVLTFDLKTDKLVNTFILKDEEAVRNESLPVNIKVEYPKGTCGSPKDAFLYIADTASFAIIVADLSSGQSWRIIQKTVLPDPEASTFHVGKKTFETMNGIMGMALSAPGKGDRTLYFSSMSSFKQHWVKTSVLRNKDSVLSPPRDEFKTGSLPRTSQTGAYAMDKNGVLFFGLLNSDALVCWNSRRNPYESRFFGVLAQDKVAMKFLAEVTIDETGRLWAISSGIQTYFSEKMNPNEISTRVFMSESTVTAVKGTICDNDEIKKKRAYKRDRTNESLPYTDMRLLLLASLLSLLSTVLAAAEKKDAGAAKQRVVEVFGWSQFDFNYPSEEQRQEALKNGSFVPSAAVPTGIHAAGNRVFVSLPRWKSGVPATLAYAEYPDAKGERSPRLNPYPSWELSREGNCDGLTSVFRVFIDECNRLWAIDTGWSSSWLVPNRICPVKVMAIDLKTDKVVLQYVLPKHVLKSDALPANIQVEFPKGGCKNPKQAFLYIADTVAYSIIVADMSTGDAWRVTDKTVYPNPEWTTFHVGGQTFDLTDGVMGMALGPRMANGDRELYFSAMGGDMQHWVKTSILRDKKKAKNSPNAFKTGLKSRQSQTAGYAMDKNGVMIFGLLNSDALVCWNSKSPFEPRNFGYLAQDKTAMQFLVSVVIDNIKRVWALSARIQQFVLDTIDPNDVNFRVFMSPSVKQAIEGTVCDAHGK